One stretch of Planococcus sp. PAMC 21323 DNA includes these proteins:
- the ahpF gene encoding alkyl hydroperoxide reductase subunit F has protein sequence MILDKAIKAQLEQYLQLLENDVLLKVSAGTDKFSRDMTALVEEISAMSSRITVEHTELERTPSFSVNRPGQDTGVVFAGIPLGHEFTSLVLALLQVSGRAPKVDQHVIDQIQSIEGSYHFDSYISLSCQNCPEVVQALNLMSILNQNITHTMIDGAVYKEEVERKDIMAVPTVFLNGESFASGRMTLEELLAKLGSAPDASEFANKEPFDVLVVGGGPAGASAAIYAARKGIRTGIVAERFGGQVMDTLSIENFISVKKTDGPKFAASLEEHVKEYDIDVMNLQRAKKLEKKEFFELELENGAVVKGKTIILSTGARWRNVGVPGEEEFKNKGVAYCPHCDGPLFAGKDVAVIGGGNSGVEAAIDLAGLVNHVTVLEYNSELKADSVLQDRLRSLPNATVITNARTQEITGTDKVNGISYLDLQTGNVNHIELAGVFVQIGLVPNTDWLGDFVERTQHGEIVIDQRGATNVSGVFGAGDCTNIPYKQIIISMGSGATASLSAFDHLIRSEVPVLV, from the coding sequence ATGATATTAGATAAAGCAATAAAAGCGCAATTAGAACAGTATCTACAATTGCTGGAAAACGATGTGTTGTTAAAAGTCAGCGCTGGAACTGATAAGTTTTCTCGCGATATGACAGCATTGGTCGAAGAGATATCTGCTATGTCTTCCCGCATTACTGTAGAGCATACAGAGCTAGAACGAACACCAAGCTTTAGCGTCAATCGCCCTGGACAAGATACAGGGGTTGTATTTGCCGGTATTCCTTTGGGGCATGAGTTCACGTCTCTTGTTCTAGCATTATTGCAAGTGAGTGGACGTGCACCGAAAGTCGATCAACACGTAATTGATCAAATTCAAAGCATTGAAGGTTCATACCATTTCGACTCTTACATCAGCTTGAGCTGTCAAAACTGTCCGGAAGTGGTTCAAGCGCTCAACTTGATGAGTATACTCAACCAAAACATCACACATACCATGATCGACGGAGCAGTATACAAAGAAGAAGTTGAACGTAAAGACATCATGGCTGTACCAACCGTTTTCTTAAACGGTGAATCGTTCGCAAGTGGACGTATGACACTTGAAGAATTGCTCGCTAAACTTGGCAGCGCTCCAGATGCTTCTGAATTTGCCAACAAAGAACCGTTTGACGTACTTGTTGTCGGTGGCGGACCGGCTGGAGCCAGCGCTGCGATTTACGCAGCACGCAAAGGAATCCGTACTGGTATTGTTGCTGAGCGTTTTGGCGGTCAAGTAATGGATACGTTGAGCATCGAGAACTTCATTAGTGTCAAAAAGACAGATGGCCCGAAATTTGCGGCTAGTCTTGAAGAGCATGTGAAAGAATACGATATTGACGTGATGAACTTACAACGTGCGAAAAAGTTGGAGAAAAAAGAATTTTTCGAGCTTGAACTTGAAAATGGGGCTGTTGTAAAAGGCAAAACCATCATTCTTTCAACTGGTGCACGCTGGCGTAATGTTGGCGTTCCAGGTGAAGAAGAATTCAAGAACAAAGGTGTTGCTTACTGTCCACATTGTGATGGTCCATTGTTTGCGGGCAAAGACGTAGCGGTTATCGGCGGTGGAAACTCTGGCGTTGAAGCAGCAATTGATTTGGCAGGTCTTGTGAATCACGTAACTGTTTTGGAGTACAACTCTGAGCTTAAAGCCGATTCAGTTTTACAAGATCGTCTACGCAGCTTACCAAACGCAACGGTTATCACAAACGCTCGCACACAAGAAATTACCGGAACAGATAAAGTAAACGGCATTTCTTATCTTGATCTGCAAACCGGGAATGTGAACCACATCGAATTAGCTGGCGTGTTTGTTCAAATTGGTCTGGTACCGAATACAGATTGGCTAGGAGACTTTGTTGAACGCACACAGCATGGTGAAATCGTCATTGACCAGCGTGGCGCGACTAACGTTTCAGGTGTTTTTGGAGCTGGAGACTGTACTAACATCCCTTATAAACAAATCATCATTTCAATGGGATCTGGTGCGACTGCCTCATTGAGTGCTTTCGACCATCTTATTAGAAGTGAAGTTCCTGTTTTGGTTTAA
- a CDS encoding PTS mannitol transporter subunit IICBA: MKVKVQKFGNFLSSMVLPNIGAFIAWGLITALFIPTGFYPNEEFSKLVGPMVIYMLPLLIGYTGGRLIYEQRGAVVGTIATMGVIIGAPDTPMFLGAMIMGPLGAYVIKKFDQLIEGKIKTGFEMLVNNFSAGILGGGLALLAFKGIGPAVSAFTEVLVTGVDWLLEAGLLPLTSILIEPAKILFLNNAINHGVLTPIGLEQVQQTGKSILFLLEANPGPGLGVLLGFMLFGKGIAKQSAPGAAIIHFLGGIHEIYFPYVLMKPMLLLAVVAGGMSGVFTLVLMGGGLVAPASPGSILAIAAVTPPEGMAYLANFAAVFVATAVSFVISAVILKASKQTDDDMEEATKKMEQMKGKKSSISREITASNSVATGAFPTNAQKIVFACDAGMGSSAMGASLLRKKVKEAGLNVSVSNTAISTIPLDAQIVVTQEKLTPRAENKVPDAYHISVDNFLSSPEYDQLIDRLKNGEVNEATLVEENETTSSSSEDEQLLREENVFIGQRFRTKEEVIRFAGQQLVKAGYVEESYVDEMLKREEITTTYMGNNVAIPHGTEDAKKSVIKSGFTVIQVPNGVDFDGESAKIIFGIAGKDGTHLEILSGIAVICADQSNVDRLVEAKSAKEIIDIINGN, from the coding sequence ATGAAAGTGAAGGTACAGAAATTCGGTAATTTTCTAAGTTCTATGGTTTTACCTAATATCGGTGCATTTATTGCTTGGGGATTAATCACAGCTCTATTTATTCCAACAGGATTTTATCCGAATGAGGAATTTAGTAAATTAGTAGGCCCAATGGTTATCTACATGTTGCCACTTCTTATTGGATATACAGGCGGCCGACTGATTTACGAACAACGAGGCGCTGTAGTTGGTACGATTGCGACAATGGGTGTTATTATCGGAGCTCCTGATACGCCAATGTTCTTAGGTGCCATGATTATGGGACCACTTGGTGCATATGTTATTAAGAAATTTGACCAATTGATAGAAGGAAAGATCAAAACAGGTTTTGAAATGCTAGTAAATAATTTCTCAGCAGGTATTTTAGGTGGGGGATTAGCGCTTCTTGCATTTAAAGGAATTGGACCGGCTGTAAGTGCTTTTACAGAAGTTCTTGTTACAGGCGTAGACTGGTTGCTAGAAGCGGGATTACTACCGCTAACGAGTATTTTAATCGAACCGGCCAAAATCCTCTTCTTGAATAACGCGATTAACCACGGTGTGTTGACACCAATTGGATTAGAGCAAGTTCAACAAACAGGGAAATCAATCTTGTTTCTATTAGAAGCCAACCCAGGACCGGGACTTGGTGTGTTACTCGGATTTATGTTATTTGGAAAAGGAATTGCCAAACAATCTGCACCTGGTGCGGCGATTATCCATTTCCTTGGTGGGATTCACGAAATTTATTTCCCATACGTGTTAATGAAACCTATGTTATTGCTAGCTGTTGTAGCTGGTGGTATGAGTGGCGTATTCACGCTTGTTTTAATGGGTGGCGGATTGGTTGCTCCAGCGTCACCAGGTAGTATTCTAGCAATTGCAGCTGTTACACCACCGGAAGGAATGGCATATTTAGCCAACTTTGCAGCAGTCTTTGTTGCTACGGCGGTTTCATTTGTTATCTCAGCAGTCATTTTAAAAGCGAGTAAACAAACAGATGATGATATGGAAGAAGCCACAAAGAAAATGGAACAAATGAAAGGCAAAAAAAGTTCTATTTCCCGGGAAATAACAGCATCAAATTCAGTTGCAACAGGTGCTTTCCCGACAAATGCTCAAAAAATCGTCTTTGCTTGTGATGCGGGAATGGGTTCAAGTGCGATGGGAGCTTCTCTATTACGCAAAAAAGTAAAAGAAGCAGGATTAAATGTATCGGTATCGAACACAGCAATTAGCACAATCCCTTTAGACGCTCAAATTGTTGTTACGCAAGAAAAGCTAACACCGCGCGCTGAAAACAAAGTGCCGGATGCTTATCATATTTCAGTGGACAATTTCTTGTCGAGTCCAGAATATGACCAGCTGATCGATCGGTTGAAAAACGGAGAGGTTAATGAAGCGACTCTTGTTGAAGAAAACGAAACAACATCTTCAAGTTCGGAAGACGAGCAACTATTACGGGAAGAAAATGTCTTTATCGGACAGCGCTTCCGTACGAAAGAAGAAGTGATTCGCTTTGCAGGACAGCAATTAGTTAAAGCTGGTTATGTCGAAGAATCTTACGTAGACGAAATGTTGAAACGTGAAGAAATCACAACAACCTACATGGGCAATAATGTCGCAATTCCTCATGGCACAGAAGATGCAAAAAAATCTGTCATCAAGTCGGGCTTTACTGTTATTCAAGTACCGAATGGAGTAGACTTTGATGGAGAGAGTGCGAAAATAATATTCGGGATTGCCGGAAAAGATGGAACGCATTTAGAAATATTATCTGGGATTGCAGTTATTTGTGCCGATCAAAGCAATGTGGATCGGTTAGTAGAAGCGAAATCTGCGAAAGAAATAATCGATATCATTAACGGCAATTAA
- a CDS encoding GGDEF domain-containing protein codes for MLTDLFVNMCVLGSLVFMYLQIRIKLKLEQKNRIISILVDGFAGGLLGYFLMFFSIQVSAETIVDLRYVPVMLLIIYIGVPQAVISAILIILTRFMFGFTTSAIAAMVLMTITIIGFVIIHKLCKSADFKKNAFKQSFSMIIFSNIVFSIIISYLVKDTIVLKNLVFSFWVVSTIGGLTSVVFVSYIRKTQYLLMKYEKDSTTDFLTGLNNVRQFDNVWNTLTTNATEKEERLSLLMIDIDHFKHVNDTYGHPIGDKILIELGKVLKNSTRSFDIVSRNGGEEFSVILPDCPHQRAIEIAERIRCAVEQHKFKISPKEEISITVSIGVATYPETVSDTVQIVNTADDCLYTAKRTGRNRICPSYIGS; via the coding sequence ATGCTGACGGATTTGTTTGTAAATATGTGCGTACTAGGTTCATTGGTTTTTATGTATTTACAAATTAGGATAAAACTTAAATTGGAACAAAAAAATCGCATCATCTCTATTTTAGTTGACGGTTTTGCTGGAGGCTTATTAGGCTATTTCCTAATGTTTTTTTCTATCCAAGTTTCAGCTGAAACGATAGTTGATTTGCGTTATGTACCAGTTATGTTGTTGATCATCTATATAGGGGTACCTCAAGCTGTTATTAGCGCGATTTTAATTATTTTAACTAGATTTATGTTTGGTTTTACAACTTCAGCCATAGCTGCCATGGTCTTGATGACTATTACAATTATAGGTTTTGTGATAATTCATAAATTATGTAAAAGTGCGGATTTTAAAAAGAATGCATTTAAACAAAGCTTTTCGATGATAATCTTTTCAAATATTGTATTTAGTATAATTATTTCATATTTAGTGAAAGATACTATAGTTTTAAAAAACCTAGTGTTTTCCTTCTGGGTAGTTTCGACAATTGGGGGATTGACTTCGGTTGTATTTGTTAGCTATATACGAAAAACGCAATACTTGTTGATGAAGTATGAAAAAGACTCTACTACCGATTTTCTTACAGGCTTAAACAATGTGCGTCAGTTCGATAACGTTTGGAATACGCTCACCACTAATGCTACTGAGAAAGAAGAAAGACTATCTTTGTTAATGATTGATATTGATCATTTCAAGCATGTTAATGATACCTATGGTCACCCAATCGGGGACAAAATTTTAATCGAGTTAGGAAAAGTGTTGAAAAACAGCACACGCTCTTTTGATATTGTCTCCCGAAATGGTGGGGAGGAATTTTCCGTAATCTTACCAGATTGTCCACATCAACGAGCGATTGAAATAGCAGAGCGTATAAGGTGCGCTGTAGAGCAACACAAATTTAAAATTTCACCGAAAGAAGAAATCTCTATTACGGTTTCTATTGGAGTGGCTACATATCCAGAAACAGTTAGTGACACAGTGCAAATCGTAAATACTGCGGATGATTGTTTATATACAGCAAAACGCACAGGAAGAAATAGGATTTGTCCAAGTTATATTGGAAGTTGA
- a CDS encoding alpha/beta fold hydrolase, translating into MNQNVLTRNNVKITGSGKQAMIFAPGFGCDQTVWNAVAKSFEKDYQVILFDYVGLGLSDVKAYDSDKYSKLSGYAQDVLDVCSALNLKNAVLVGHSVGAVIGMLASLREPDYFSDLVMVGPSACYLNDPPGYIGGFEKEDLIGLMDLMAKNYIGWANVFSTTALNNPDLPDLEKDIEDRFCSTDPVIARDFAEACFFADNRQDLSKVTVPSLILQCANDVIAPESAGEYMNQCLPNSTIKYMNATGHFPHMSHPEETTLLIREYLLETSKPLEKQDVGGHT; encoded by the coding sequence ATGAACCAGAACGTCTTAACTCGAAACAATGTAAAAATTACAGGCTCCGGAAAACAAGCAATGATCTTTGCGCCAGGATTTGGTTGCGATCAAACGGTTTGGAATGCAGTTGCTAAATCATTTGAAAAAGATTATCAGGTTATTTTATTTGATTATGTAGGACTCGGACTTTCAGATGTTAAGGCCTATGATTCTGATAAATACAGTAAACTTTCTGGATACGCACAAGATGTATTAGATGTTTGTTCGGCATTAAATTTAAAAAATGCTGTATTAGTGGGTCATTCTGTTGGAGCCGTTATTGGGATGTTGGCATCATTACGTGAACCAGATTATTTTTCTGACCTTGTTATGGTTGGCCCTTCTGCTTGTTACTTAAATGATCCACCTGGATACATTGGCGGTTTTGAAAAAGAGGATTTAATCGGTTTAATGGATTTAATGGCTAAAAATTATATTGGGTGGGCGAATGTTTTTTCGACAACAGCTTTAAACAACCCAGACCTTCCAGATCTTGAAAAAGATATTGAAGATCGTTTCTGTTCTACAGATCCAGTTATTGCACGCGACTTTGCTGAAGCATGCTTTTTCGCTGATAATCGACAAGATTTATCAAAAGTAACTGTACCTTCTTTAATCTTGCAATGTGCTAATGATGTAATTGCACCCGAATCTGCGGGCGAATATATGAACCAATGCTTACCTAATAGCACGATTAAATACATGAACGCAACTGGTCATTTCCCACACATGAGTCATCCTGAAGAAACGACACTTTTAATACGTGAGTATCTTTTAGAAACCTCAAAACCCCTGGAAAAGCAGGATGTAGGTGGACACACGTAA
- a CDS encoding DUF1761 domain-containing protein: MLLDLNTLNYWAILAGGILYMFYGGIYYTVLVGKKNSNSGSLKYVVSVMVAFISSFFIAVLVQAAGSNSLLGGALIGSIVGFLISLVYVKNTFFGLINTKSCAIAIGDHLIIFTLVGALHGFLG; encoded by the coding sequence ATGTTATTGGACTTGAATACATTAAATTATTGGGCGATTTTGGCGGGCGGAATTTTGTATATGTTTTATGGAGGTATTTACTATACGGTATTAGTCGGAAAGAAAAACTCGAACTCCGGCTCATTAAAATATGTGGTTTCGGTGATGGTAGCATTTATTAGTTCTTTTTTTATAGCAGTTCTCGTTCAAGCAGCTGGTTCGAATAGTTTGCTAGGGGGAGCTTTGATAGGAAGTATCGTAGGATTCTTAATTTCACTTGTGTATGTAAAAAATACGTTCTTCGGGCTGATTAACACAAAAAGTTGTGCGATTGCTATTGGAGATCATTTAATTATCTTCACATTGGTCGGAGCGTTACATGGTTTTTTAGGGTAA
- the ahpC gene encoding alkyl hydroperoxide reductase subunit C: MSLIGKEIQPFNASAYQAGSGEFIELTEENLKGQWSVVCFYPADFTFVCPTELEDLQNQYATLKSLGVEVYSVSTDTHFTHKAWHDHSEAIGTIQYTMIGDPSQRISRGFDVLDEEAGLAQRGTFILDPEGIVQAAEINADGIGRDASTLVGKIKAAQYVRNNPGEVCPAKWEEGSETLKPSLDLVGKI; this comes from the coding sequence ATGTCATTAATCGGGAAAGAAATTCAACCATTTAACGCTTCAGCATACCAGGCTGGAAGTGGAGAGTTTATCGAACTAACAGAAGAAAACCTAAAAGGTCAATGGAGTGTTGTGTGCTTTTACCCAGCAGACTTTACATTTGTTTGCCCAACTGAATTAGAAGATCTTCAAAACCAATACGCAACATTGAAAAGCTTAGGAGTTGAAGTATACTCTGTTTCTACAGATACTCATTTCACACACAAAGCTTGGCACGACCATTCAGAGGCAATCGGCACGATTCAATACACAATGATTGGCGACCCGTCACAACGCATTTCTCGCGGCTTTGATGTACTTGATGAAGAAGCAGGTTTAGCACAACGCGGAACATTTATTTTAGATCCAGAAGGTATTGTACAAGCTGCGGAAATTAACGCAGACGGTATTGGCCGTGACGCAAGCACACTTGTTGGAAAAATTAAAGCAGCACAATACGTGCGCAACAACCCAGGCGAAGTTTGCCCTGCAAAATGGGAAGAAGGCAGCGAAACACTTAAGCCAAGTCTTGATCTTGTAGGTAAAATTTAA